The Watersipora subatra chromosome 7, tzWatSuba1.1, whole genome shotgun sequence genomic interval AATTGCTGACATGGGCATGAGATGTGTGAGGCATGGGGCAACTGCGTGTTTCTCacacccaatgcgtgagagttggcaggcctgGATGTTATCTCCATGTTTTTTTCAACACaacaaattattgtaaaatcaaTGTAGTTccttaatttttttgtataaatgATGCAATTTCTCATTTTGTGTACTATATGAAGTGTGTCACACTTCAAAGCCACGATCATTTGCTGACTTAGCATGTTTTACGCATAGGCCTATGTATCTTACCACTTGGGTATCTTACCACTTCATTTGCTGACTCAGCATGTTTCACGCATAGGCCTATGTATCTTACCACTTCGGTATCTTACCACTTCATTTGCTGACTTAGCATGTTTCACGCATAGGCCTATGTATCTTACCACTTGGGTAACTAGAAATTAAAATAATCGTCTTTTTACTCTTTTTGTAAATCTCAGACACTGCCACCTACAGTGTGAAATGCGATTGACCTTTCTTCCGATTTTTCTTTCTCCACAGCTTCCTTGCTTTGTTCTTTCTCCACAGCTTCCTTGCTTTGTTCTTTTTCCACAGTTTCCTTCTTTTTCCACAGCTTTATTCTCTGCAGCTTCTTTGGACTCTTCTTTTTCCACAGCTTTGGTTTCTCCTTTCACAACTTCTTTGGGGATACCACTTGAAAAGGTTTCATTAATATTAATAGTAGTCATACTCCTGATATACTAAGAGTTAACAAACCGTGAACATCGCAAAGTTTTTTTAGGATTTCATATTTCTGTTTTGTATACATAAGAGAAACACAATATTGTCCTTCTTTATTGCTAGGTTAGAAACCTTAAATAACAACCCAGAAAAATTCACCAAAGTTCAACTATTATTGATCACCTTTTTTacaacaattatatgttcatgCTACAAActgtctttatgagtcatgaaAGCTGTGTTATCATGGTTTATGGAAAGTAGAAAAAAACAACACGTTTTGACATAAAAACTCCTGCATCTGCAAAGGATTAGGATGTCACAAAAAAGCTGAAACTGTTTTGGTTCAAAATTAATAAGTAATAAGTATTATAACATAAGCCAGTAAGGGTGGTTGTCTGCAGAGTTTTCCTAATTGCATCCTAAAAGTTGAAAGTTCAATGCGATGAATAATTTCCATCAATTATATTCTCAATTCTGCTCTATTTTCATTTCGATACACCGAAATTCTATGGCAGGTTATGGTAATGTAAGCAGTGTTCATTAGACTATGTAATGCAAATATCAGTGCATACACCCgagttttacaatatttcattGCTTCTACGTTGGGCCAACTACGTCATGAATATCACAGCTTCTGTTGGCCCAGCATTAACTATAAAGGTGCAGGAATAGAAGGGCCACAGCCGACCTTATTATTGTTCCAGATGGTATACTACAGTTAATCGTGAGCTTAACCATTTCTAGTGACAGTAGAACGCTCATCAACTCCTACCTTAAACAAGTAGATTTATAAGAAAGCAAGAGttatgttctcttacagcaccaTTGCAGACGATGCGGCGGAATATTTTGTGATACAGATGTAAAACATAAACTGCCCTTACCGAGGCTTTCATTTGTTGACCCAGTGAGGATGTGTCTCAGCTGCGCTAACACTACCAAGAAGGAAAATGAGTTTTTTGACAAGCATCTTAAAGTGTTGACATCAGGTGCAATTATATATTTGTCATAACAAATACTACATAGCCACGAGTTATGGATCAGTTGAAGACCCTGAATAGCACTGACTATATTGGCATCAGGTTTCCTGGCATGATTCAACTCCTTATACCAATTTAGTTAATTGACTTATAATTACCTAATATAAGTTATCAGGTCCTACCTATTACATATCAGTTATCAAGTCTTACCTACTACATAATATCAGTTATCAAGTCCTACCTATTACATATCAGTTATCAAGTCTTACCTACTACATAATATAGGTTATCAAGTCTTACTTATTACATAATATCAGTTATCAAGTCTTACCTACTACATAATATCAGTTATCAAGTCTTACCTATTACATAATATAAGTTATCAGGTCCTACCTATTACATATCAGTTATCAAGTCTTACCTATTACATAATATCAGTTATCAAGTCCTATCTATTACATATCAGTTATCAAGTCTTACCTACTACATGATATCAGTTATCAAGTCTTACctgctatataatataagtaactagctgcattacccgtgtttgagaacagatttacgtaaagcaatagttttattgggagttgtctttcatagtgtaaaacaactccaaatatgcaatctactaaaatttttgtgCCAATCaaactgcatacacatatgcagtcgtacatgccaataatgttggagagaacgatgaaaatatgcaatgtgttttacagctagtctacaatgcatcagtctcgaaccattcaaatcggagttgtcctaattttgtacatagAACTGatgatgaaattgacattgctaggcaaactgaagttattcaaactggcagtattgaaaagttttacatattttaagaaattatagaaaatattttgctattgcactgttAAGCTATCGCCAggatttattgaattgagacttctacatgcttaaaacactaatcatgactcaccagttcttcgtctatagcctgtgttttgacatggtatatacaaactgtgcagcagtaatgtggttgtgtttataaaatttattatcaataatatctactatataaactgcatatatggcctctcgcctttccaacgtgaggcattacatctggagcatttttggacatttgtcccatagaaaaattcggctctatactgtgttgcaggactgcagacaagtgcgaagttttctgcccatacacggcgcctggtagcagctgctgtagttagtgcatcttgctgttgtcgcgGTTTCATCTGCtatgaaaattcagctcgccgagcagctgttgtagctagtgcatcatgttcttgtcgccgctgcgtctgctattctggcctgctctcgatgtacttGTGTTTGTTCAgtggtttctgctcttctagcagtagcagttctgtttcgtTGTGGGTAGACCTTTGTTtactctgcagtttctgctcgtctagctgctgctttgcgaattcggtctctttctctacgggaatcaatctgttcttgcgtttggggctttttgggaggcattgtactgcttcaagcgtttctaaaagtgaatgagatggtgtgcttttttgtaatacacGCTgttcgctttcttctcaccgtcgcctatcgcaacgctcggagtgcccgtgtaAGTtatgtagtagctgtagttctgtaatgctcgtagctggaaaaaagtaaaagtaagtcagctgcggaaggaaatgaacatgcttactatcacgaacagttgcaaatccaacgttttcaagtagtggaggtgtggcaattcatagacaatagaacgtggaataagaagtactaacctttttgatgtagaaatttagtaggtaaagtGCACTAGCCGTATCTGTGCatgttctgtagtagctgtagttctttagtactcgtagctggaaaaaaggtaaaagtaactcagctgcagaaggaaatgaacatgtttactataacAAACAGTGGTAAATCCAacattttcaaccctttcactgaagtagactcatttatgcattttctatggtcgaccgccgttgacacatttttgcgactttctcagcaattgctagtaactgaattttattattcgttgataacataaccaacgatctttaggacttttatggtagtgacagtgttatcttaagatttctctataaaattagcctaaaatttaattttaaatctttgtttgagaatttccaacttaaaaacaaacatttttgtgtaagttttgaaaacgccaccaagttagaaaacaaataattacttatgttgatgacattatagccttttcagatttaaatttttgtgattacacagataaataaaacagcaatagcagcactggctctgatggtggtgaaagttttggttttgtaagaataaggaacattgtagaggatcgttttagcttcgtagcttcTCATCGCTtcatcaatgcacaaagtatagatacaatgaattttttgcatagcagtgtttcttaacatgttggcaaaatctacgatataaccaaaacaaacgttcgtggtggagtttcaaattgaaaaaatatcatgaagcaatatcggcaaaatgctggcagtaggctgatagctaaatttgtacatggatgcaAGTGGAAGAGTTATGTAGaagaggtgtggcaattcatagacaatacatcATTGAATAAGTACTAACtaatgtagaaatttagtaggtgagaacagcgttttttccAATGGCCGCCAGAAACAAACGTTCACGTGACCTTCtcagtacacgttggcagtacatattaattagatgtaatttactactcattaatttaattaatgagtagaaaattttatttaatttactactaatatttactactaatttaattttattacttatattaATTAAGTTcacttcgtacgaccgaatctaaacaaggaaagaccgctctataatctatttatactactcatattaattcagttgtcGCACTAACAGGAGATTCCTGCTAATGCGCCCGAGTGgcgaaagaaaaaaccacagaatagccgcacccttatataagccgcatggctcaaaccatcagaaaaaagtagcggctgaTAGTCCGAAaggtacggtactctataaggtgggcatacacacagacaacaattgccgtttatatagtagattaagTCTTATCCACTACATAATATCAGTTACCAAGTCTTACCTACCACATAATATAAGTTATCAAGTCCTACATACTACCTACAGTAATATCAGTGAtaatttaatacaataatacagtCATTAGTTACAGTCATGATCATCAGCTACTGTGTAACTACTACTGGAGCTAGTACCTATCCTATTAGTACAGTCACTAGTTACAGTCATGGGTATGAGATACTGCGTAACTTCTACTGTGGCTAGTACTTATCTTAGTAATACAGGCACTCGTTGCAATCATTGTTGTCAGCTAATGTTGGACCACTACTGTAATTACCAGTTCACAGATGAAACTAGCTAATTCTGTTTTTTTGAGATACCGAAAAATTACAGATAATTCTGTAATTTTTCGGTATTTCATTCCGCGCACTTTGAATGTATTTTAGCCACTCAAGTATAGTTGAATATTTACCATCAACAAAACAATATCTAGAAAAGGAGGGCCTATATTTGCAATTATAAGGTTTGGTTACTGGTTTGGGTACTGCTCATTCTGTCCAAGATAAACCGATAACagctgttttattattatatattattgtatactaTATTACTTAATGTTgtattaatgtatatattacattgtTCTACTTGACACTCCCCGGATCACAGTTTGTTGTAGTTTAACTGTTTATCAATATCTGGATGCTCGTCACCTTGTCTACCCACTTATTAGTTCCTTTTTTTATCTTGTGCATGCTACTACTTTCCTGTTAGCTACATTGTAAATGTACTTTTGGGTAGGAGCTTCATTCAATGTACAGAGTACTACACACAGTGGCACAGAGGAAAGGCAGTTTCAGTGCAATTTATCAGTTGCATCACACAGGTAATAATACACTCTGCTCTATAGTTATAATAACATACAGGTAATAATACACTCTGCTCTATAGTTATAATAACATACAGGTAATACACTCTATTCTACAGTTATACTAACCTACAGGTAATACAATCTATTCTATAGTTATGCTAACATACAGGTGATACACTCTGCTCTATAGTTATACTAACACACAGGTAATACACTTTATTCTATAGTTATAATAACATACAGGTAATACACTCTATTCTATAGTTATAATAACGCACAGGTAATACACTCTATTCTATAGTTATACTTACATACAGGTAATACACTCTATTCTTTAGTTATAATAACATACAGGTAATACATTCTATTCTCTAGTTATAATAACGCACAGGTAATACACTCTATTCTATAGTTATAATAACATACAGGTAATACACTTTATTCTATAGTTATACTAACATAAAGGTAATACACTCTATTCTATAGTTATACTAACATACAGGTAATACATTCTATTCTATAATTATACTAACATACAGGTAATACACTCTATTTTATAGTCATACTAACAGACATGTAATACACTATATTCTATAGTTATACTAACACACATGTAATACACTCTATTCTATAGTTATACTAACATAAAGGTAATACACTCTATTCTATAGTCATACTAACAGACATGTAATACACTCTACAGTTATATTAACATACAGGTAATACACTCTATTCTATAGTTATACTAACATACAGGTAATACATTCTACTCTATAGTTATACCAGCATACAAGTAATACACTATATTCTATAGTTATACTAACACACATGTAATACACTCTATTCTATAGTTATACTAACATAAAGGTAATACACTATATTCTATAGTTATATTAACATACAGGTAATACACTCTATTCTATAGTTATACTAACATACAGGTAATACATTCTACTCTATAGTTATACCAACATACAGGTAATGCACTATATTCTATAGTTATACTAACACACAGGTAATACACTCTATTATATAGTTATACTAACATAAAGGTAATACACTCTATTCTATAGTTATAATAACATACAGGTAGTACACTTTATTCTATAGTTATACTAACATAAAGGTAATACACTCTATTCTATAGTTATACTAACGTACAGGTAATACATTCTATTCTATAATTATACTAACATACAGGTAATACACTCTATTCTATAGTTATACTAACATACAGGTAATACATTCTACTCTATAGTTATACCAACATACAGGTAATACACTATATTCTATAGTTATACTAACACACAGGTAATACACTCTATTCTGTAGTTATACCAACATACAGGTAATACACTATATTCTATAGTTATACTAACATAAAGGTAATACACTATATTCTATAGTTATACTAACATAAAGGTAATACACTCTATTCTATAGTTATACTAACGTACAGGTAATACATTATATTCTATAATTATACTAACATACAGGTAATACACTCTATTCTATAGTTATACTAACATACAGGTAATACATTCTACTCTATAGTTATACCAACATACAGGTAATACACTATATTCTATAGTTATACTAACACACAGGTAATACACTCTATTCTATAGTTATACTAACATAAAGGTAATACACTATATTCTATAGTTATACTAACACACAGGTAATACACTCTATTCTATAATTATGTTAACATAAAGGTAATACACTCTATTCTATAGTTATACTAACATACAGGTAATAAATTCTATTCTATAATTATACTAACTAACAGGTAATACACTCTAGTTTATAGTCATACTAACAGACATTTAATACACTCTACAGTTATATTAACATACAGGTAATACACTCTATTCGTAATAATACTTAGAACACTTTGCTATCACTATACATGTCACGAATAAAGCACCCGCTTGAATCTGGGCGTTTAGTCGGATCATGGTTAGTCTAAAAAGACaataatgacatcaaattgtagctgatgttttagctttaTATTGGTCCTAATTTGATTTGAATTATTTCAATATtacaatcacatctttaaggagAAATACTCATATGAAGACCTTTTGCTTGCATGCTTTGTAATTAGAGAGGCTACTAGCCACCACCTTGTCAAACATTTGTACAATCTGGATGtatgttttacatgtatattcagcCCTGTCACCTTATATCCCGTCTGCACTACATTTATGCGCATTGAGCAAACCTCAGTATATCTTTACATTCTCTAGCTGCTAATCATATGTTCTACCTTCATTATTCTTCACTTTTCAGTATTCTTGTGTACTCTGTACTTGGCATGACCTTTAGCCGTCTCCTCTAAATACGATGAAGCTGTCATATAATTGATCATATACCTTTTCTTATTTTTAGCTTGTAGATGTAAATCATGTCATAGTTGATGCTTGCACATCCATCTTATTTTAGCCTGTAAACATCTAAACCATGCCATAGTTCATTCTTGCACACCAACATACATTTATTCTTTTACCTGTATGCTTTTTTATTTTCCTTAAAATCTCTCAAGGTCTTGATACTCTACTAGCATGCTTAATGCACACAGGTATTTGGAGTTCCAAAATAGCGCTTACACACATGACAATGTGGATATCGCCACAGCCCTCAAAGTGCAGGTACTTGCTGTGGCAGGCGATGCAGGTAGGTGTGTTGAACATGAGACATGTAACAATTTTTAGGTGGTTTCAAGTAATTGATTTACTACAATTGGTAAGTATAGAATGTATTTTAGTCACTCAAGTATAATTGAATATTTACCATCAACAAAACAATATCTAGAAAAGGAGGGCCTATATTTGCAATTATAAGGTTTGGTTACTGGTTTGGGTACTGCTCATTCTGTCCAAGATAAACCGATAACagctgttttattattatatattattgtatattatattacataatgttgtattaatgtatatattacattgtTCTACCTGACACTCGCTAAGGTTAGTTGAAGGCCATTGGCTTTGGGATTATCCCATAAGAGTTGCCTTCTTGTGGgattattaaatatgttttaaaacctTCGGGTTCAAGCAACTTTAACCCAAATTTAATCTGGTActttttttcaacaataattattacatgTGCACAGACaattatatcatattgtatataATCATCAGTCCCAGAGGATAGGCTGTGGACACCTGCTAGCACCTGTGCACAGACaattatatcatattgtatatgATCATCAGCCCCAGAGTATAGGCTGTGGACACCTGCTAGCACCTGTGCACAGAcaattatatcatattttatatgATCATCAGTCCTAGAGTATAGGCTATGAACACCTGCTAGCACCTAGTTGGTAAGAGTCTTTGATAAACTAAAGAAAGTCGCCAAAAGTTATTTTTGGCAGATTAATAGAAGAAATGTGAGATTTTATTTGCCCTGTTGTGAGACCTACTTCAGTCAATGACTAGGTGCCACGGCCATAGTTATCAGTGCTATGATGTATGGGTAGGAGCCATCGTATTTTTCCTTTGGGTCTGAAATATGGATTGGCCTGTGCTATGTTTAACCTTCTATAAACTGAATTCTTATTTAGGCACTTTGATCAGATCTGATCTTTAATCTGGTGTCTCTTTTTGTTATTATCAATTGTACAATAATCATTCATACCATCAAATACTCGAGCCATAAATgcttatttattttagtttgttaAATTGAAGCATTAATTCCTAATTTGTTAACATTAGACAGAGTTAGTAAAATTTATACAGTCGAATCGTAAGTACAGTCGAACCTGAGTTCAGTCGAAcctgagtacagtcaaacctgagTTCAGTCAAACccgagtacagtcaaacctgagtacagtcaaacctgggTACAGTCTAACCTGAGTTCAGTCTAACCTGAGTTCAGTCAAACTTGAGTACAGTCGAACTTGAGTACAGTCGAACCTGAGTACAGTCTAACCTGAGTTCAGTCTAACCTGAGTTCAGTCAAACTTGAGTACAGTCGAACCTGGGTACAGTATAACCTGAGTTCAGTCGAACCTGAGTACAGTGGAACCTGAGTACAGTCGAAACTGAGTTCAGTCGAACCTGAGTACAGTCGAACTTAACTACAGTCAAAACTGAGTGCACTTGAACCTGAGTACAGTCGAACCTGAGTGCAGTCACACCTGAGTACAGTCGAACCTGAGTACAGTCGAACCTGAGCACAGTCGAACCTGAGTACAGTCGAACCTGAGTACAGTCACACCTGAGTACAGTCGAACCTGAGTACAGTCGAACCTGAGTACAGTTGAACCTGAGCACAGTCGAACCTGTGCACAGTCGGACCTGAGCACAGTCAAACCTGAGTACAGTCGAACCTGAGTACAGTCCAACCTGAGTTTAGTCGAGCCTGAGTACAGTCCAACCTGAGTACAGTCGAACCCTTAGCACAGTAAAACCTGAGCATAGTCAAACCTGAGCATAGTCAAAACTCTACATTAAAGATTATTCTTGCAGATGTTTTATTCATAtgtcaaaaagtttgaaaaatagagtaaTGGTTCTCATAAGAATAcactttgttttatttaatttatttcacaGTCCAAAGGAAACTGGCTAGAAACGCTCGAGATAAAGCAGTTTAATAAATTCTTTATATGTACCAAACTATGtgaaagtttaaattttaaaaatactaaatCATATACAAGAAGCTCaatcatgctagtaatagtcaATGATAAAGTTTTGGTTGTCACTTTAGTTAGTAAAGGCAGGACAGTTGGCGTGTTTATAATTATCACATTTAATTGCTAAATCTATTTATTTTGAGACATTGTTTTCTCTTTGCGTCACCTGTATTTCTTCTTCATGAGACCTACTAGACGGCCCCATAGATTTAAAAACCAACTTAGTTAACCAGTGTTCATTAGCTTCCTACATTCTAGGTTatcataatattaaatattattcttCTAATCTCGGAAGCAATTAGCCCACCTACTGAGTTTGCTGTACTAGATTCACAGTATTGGAAGGTACTCAGATACGATTGACCGTCGGTCCATCATGATTGACAGGTGGTCAAACAGTCATAAACGGGATTACATTGACGTACAAGGATTTCTCTGACAAAGAGCAGGTTGTGACCTTGCGTGTGCGGAATGACAGTTCAAGGAAGTTTGCGGTCCTATGGATAGTTGCCATGCAGAAGGTAAGTATATTATTGGCAATCCTCATGTGGGAGAGTTTACTGTGAATTATGGACAGTTCCTGTACCGAAGGTGTGTTGTGCATTATGAGTGGCTGCCATGCAGAAGGTAAGTATATTTTTGCTCTCATTATTTACCATAGAGACGTAAGTGTGTTCTATACTCTGGGTAGTCAGCATGTAAAAGGTTAGTGCAGAATGTAGGCATGCTGTTTCTTACTTTGGCTGTTCAACCATTGTCGGCACTCTGATTTGAGACATCAAGAAGGCAGCATGAGGCACCCAAGTAGGGGTTGTAAAACTGCATAGCGTATGAGCTAAATTTTACCATGCGATTGTAGTAGGTGTGTATAGCTGTATACAAGTGCCAACTAACTTGCTTAAATTGGCAATTAAGATTTGCATTCTCTTGTTATGTCAGGCCGTTCGCTGAGAATTAGCAGTTCTTTTATTGTTCACAGGCTATGAAGATG includes:
- the LOC137399241 gene encoding zinc finger FYVE domain-containing protein 21-like; translated protein: MASGESSDSVKKELHRSKSGLRILARLDSQTSPFLLDEPHWIPDNEVFRCQQCDKTFNFTTRKHHCRRCGGIFCDTDVKHKLPLPRLSFVDPVRMCLSCANTTKKENEFFDKHLKVLTSGASFNVQSTTHSGTEERQFQCNLSVASHRYLEFQNSAYTHDNVDIATALKVQVLAVAGDAGGQTVINGITLTYKDFSDKEQVVTLRVRNDSSRKFAVLWIVAMQKAMKMLFEGRSSTK